ACCATTGTGGGCAAAATTCAGTCATCGGTCGAAAATTTTATCGGTGACATGCCAACAGTTGATGACATCACCTACAGCTGTATTAAAAGAAATCCCGTAAAAAAGAGCACCGCACCACAAGAGGCCGAAATTGTAGAATAAGCCGGGAAATCAGCATAATAGTATTACGCCTGTAATCGACAAGTGCTGTTTATCGTTGGAGAACTTGTTGTTTTGACTCGGGCATTCTTTTGGTAAAACAGCCTGAGCTGATTGTATCACAAGAAAGTGATTCAGGTCACACTTTGAACACCCCTTTCCGAAAGATCCGGAATCTTCCTCCTTTATGCTGAGTGAGCAAGCATAAAAAAAACGGACAACCCCAAGTGCTGATTTCAACAGCATTCGGATTGCCCGCTTTTGCGTTACTCCGGATAATTGTCCAGTTGGCTTAGCCCGGCCTTACTCGACCCAGGCCTCCACATCTTCAATGACTTCCGCGAATTCGAGTCCGTCGCGGGTTTTGCTCAGGTGCACGTCGAAGACGGCCTTTTCCTCGCCGCTGCGGCGGATGAGCAGCTTCGCGAGCTCGTTCACGACTTCCTTCTGAATCAGGCGCTTGAGGGGGCGCGCGCCGAAGGTCGGGTCGTAGCCACGTGCCGCGAGCCAGTCCTTCACGCTGTTGGGCACCCGAAGCTCGACACCGTTGCGCTGCAACAGCTTGTGTACGCGCCCGAGTTGAATATCCACCACCTTGCGCAGGTGATCGCGACCCAGCGGATGGAACACAATCACGTCATCAATGCGGTTCAGGAACTCCGGACGTATCGTCTGCTTGAGCTGCGCGTAGAGCTCGTTTTGCAGGCGCTCGTACTCGCTTTCATCGAGCTCGCCGCCTTTTTGCTCAATCCGCTGCTGAATCAGGTGCGAACCGATGTTGCTCGTCATGATGATGATGGTGTTCGTGAAGTTCACGGTCACGCCCTTGTTGTCGGTCAGGCGGCCCTCATCGAGCACCTGCAGGAGCACGTTGAAGACATCAGCATGCGCTTTTTCGATTTCATCTAACAGCACTACCGAGTAGGGCTTGCGGCGCACGGCCTCGGTGAGCTGACCGCCTTCGTCGTAGCCCACATAGCCCGGAGGCGCCCCGATGAGGCGGCTCACGCTGTGCCGTTCCATGTACTCGCTCATGTCGATGCGTACCATCGCGTTCTCGTCGTCGAAGAGGTAATCGGCAAGGCTGCGCGCAAGCTCGGTCTTGCCCACGCCGGTTGAGCCGAGGAAGATGAACGAACCGACCGGTCGCCCTTCATCCTGCAGTCCGGAACGCGAGCGCCGCACCGCATTTGAGACCGCCTCGATCGCCGGATCCTGCCCGATCACGCGTTTGTGCAGGTGTTCCTCCATCATGATGAGCTTCTGCCGCTCGCTTTGCAGCATGCGGCTCACGGGGATGCCCGTCCAGCGGCTGACAATGTCGGCGATTTCTTCAGCATCGACTTCCTCCTTGAGCATGGCCTTGTCTTTTTGCTGCACCGCAAGCTGTTCTTTGGTCAGCTGCAAATCCCGCTCAAGCTGTGTGACCGTGCCGTAGCGGAGCTCGGCTACTTTCTCGTAGTTGCCCGCACGTTCGGCGCGCTCGGCCTCAAGCTTCGCGGTTTCGACGGCCTGCTTCAGCTCCTGCGTTTTTTTGATCAGCTCGCGCTCGGCGGACCAGTGCGCTTTCAGGCTGTTCTGCTTCTCGTTCAGGGCCGCAAGCTCACGGGCGATGGCTTCGAGCTTCGCGGTGTCGTTTTCGCGTTTGATGGCTTCCCGCTCAATCTCGAGCTGACGAATCTGACGCTCAATGCTGTCGAGCTCCTCGGGCAGCGAATCAATTTGGATGCGCAGCCGCGAGGCCGCCTCATCAATCAGGTCAATCGCCTTATCGGGCAGGAAACGGTCCGAAATGTAGCGGTGCGAAAGCTCCGCCGCCGAAATAATGGCCGCGTCGGTGATCCGCACCCCGTGATGCAGCTCGTAGCGCTCCTTGAGGCCCCGCAGGATGGAAATCGTATCCTCCGGGCTCGGCTCACCCACAAACACCGTTTGCAGACGCCGTTCAAGCGCCTTGTCTTTTTCGATGAACTTCCGGTACTCGCTCAGGGTCGTTGCCCCGATCGCGCGCAGCTCGCCCCGCGCAAGAGCCGGCTTCAGGATGTTGGCCGCATCCATCGCGCCCTCAGAGGCGCCCGCGCCCACAAGCGTGTGGATTTCATCAATAAACAGGATGATCTCCCCGGCGGCTTCGGTCACTTCCTTCACCACCGCTTTGAGGCGGTCTTCGAACTCCCCGCGGTACTTCGCGCCGGCAATGAGCGCGCCCATATCAAGGGAGAAAATCCGCTTGCTCTTGAGGTCCTCGGGCACGTCGCCGGTCACAATCCGCAGCGCGATACCTTCCGCGATGGCGGTTTTACCCACGCCCGGCTCGCCAATCAGCACGGGATTGTTCTTCGTCCGTCGGTTTAGAATCTGCATCACCCGCCGGATTTCCTGATCGCGGCCAATCACCGGATCAAGCTTGTTGCGCTCGGCCAGCTCGTTCAGGTCGCGCGTGTACTTCTGCAGCGACTGATACCGGCTTTCCGCATTCGGGTCGTCCACCCGATTGCTGCCGCGCACCTCCTTGAGCACGTTCATCACCTGATCCTTGGTCAGGCCCTGATCCTTCAGCAGCCGCGAGGCCGTGAAATTGTGCTCCATAATCCCGAGCAGGATGTGCTCCGAGCTGATATAATCATCACCCATTTTGGACGCCAACTTCGCCGCCGTATCGAGCAGCGCCTTGGTGTCGTTGCCGGGATACTGACCCGAAACCGAGGCGCCCTTCACGGTCGGCAGTTTCGCAAGATGCTCGCCCAGCTTTTGGATCACATAATTCGGGTCAATACCCGCCTTCTTGAGCAGCGTGAGGCTCAAACCCTCCTTATCATCGAGCAGGGCCGCGAGAATATGCTCCGGCTCCACCGCCTGCTGCTGACGGTCCGCCGCTTTCTGAAACGCCGCCTGCAGCGCCTCTTGTGCCTTGATGGTAAACTTATTGAGATTCATTTTCTTCAGATAGTCTTAAAAATAGAATGTTTTTCTTTCGGGAAGTTCATTTCCAAATCCATTCCAACACCGCCACTGTGCCGAATTTACACGCCACCTGCCAACAACACCCAAACACTCCCCAAACGTGTCAGCCACTCACCTCTTCCCCCTGCCATTTATCCTCCGAAGCTGACCAAACGTCTGTAAGTGCAACAAAATCCGGCTGGGGACAGGGGACAGAGGATAGAGGACAGAGGACAGAGGACAGAGGACAGAGGACAGAGGACAGAGGACAGAGGACAGAGGACAGAGGACAGAGGATAGAAAACTAATCTCCGTTTTCGTTCTCACAAACAAAAAAATAAACAGGTCATCGTATGTTAGTTGAGAGGCAAGGATCAGCTGTTTTGGATAAGACACCTACAATCTTAACTTGTACGCAAATCTGAAGGTGAAATCACGTTGGCACCCTGTTTTCTGTCATCTCGAACGCTTCTCATTTGGTGGGAGCCCATCGAAGCCGCGGCTGCTGAACAAGCACGGGATTTGTGATTGCTACAATAATGCTATCCCTTCGGGATTGTGGGACGTAGATCCGGATACCGGAAGCTGTATTTCGGCAATGCTCAGTTCACCCAAAGTCTGTGGCTTATTATTTAAACCAATCAAGATTTACCGCATTACACCTTCGTACTGTTCCCAATTTTATGCGCACGTAAAAGGCATGGCGGTTGGTTCAGCAAAATGCCATCAACCCTGAAAGGGTGAAATGATTGTAGCAAAATGGAATCCGCAATGCATAAAACCCCGAAGGGGTGGCATTATAACCGCAGGGAATAATTTCACCCCTTCGGGGTTTTTTATTGTTTGGGATGCGTAATTGCTACAATAATGCCATCCCTTCGGGATTGGGAAGAGCTGCTGTCGGATGCCCCAAACTCGCTCCTGTTATCCGATAAATCCTGTTCAACAAACAACGAGGCTGGAATAGCGCACTCCGCCCATTCCACCGCCAAGCTCCGTGAGCCAAATGGGTTCCAAGCATTCCCCGACTCCGTGCCCGTCACACCCCGCCCCGTCAGCTTGTGGGCCGTTACTGATTTCGGGGATTTGTGTAGTTGCATGCCGCTGATGATGTCTTTCCCGGGGGCACCCCTCTCAAGAGGGGAATTACCACATCCCAAATAATAACAGTATTATAGCCCACAATAAAATCCCACTAAATCTCACCCGATCCCCAAAATCCGCGTTCCAACAACGCAGCACCCTTCGCGCCCTTCGTGCCTCCTTTGCGCCCTTCGCGTTAAAATCTATCGAAGTCCACTATCCAATCCACGCCAATCCCACCAAACCCCCAAAACCCGCGTTCCAACAACGCCGTACGGCTTGGCGAGGGACCCTAAGCCATCCGGGCTCTGATGTTTTCCCGCCTCCGTGCCCGTCACACCCCAATTCAGCAGGATGTCAGGAAAAAAAACACATCATACCATTGTCCACATCCCCAATTATTTCAATATGTTACAAAACACTGAAAAACTGACATACTGACATACTGACTACCCCCGCACCTCCCTGATTTCCAAATAACGGTCCAATTTCACATCCTCCGCCCAGAACTCAATCAGATCAAACTCCTCTCCCGGTTCCCGCTTACGAAACAGCCCCAGCGCTTCGTCAAACCACACTATCGCCCTGTTAAGCTCGTGTTTTTTAAACCGAAAATCCTTCAGGTAATCAACACCAAAAAGCTTCTTAAAATGCAGCACATACACCAGGTGATACATATTGAGAACCGACATCATGTCCGCCGGCAAATTTTTCGAAAAATCATTTTTATTAAATTCATAAATAAGATAATCAATCTTAGCCTTAAGGGTTATAAAAAGAAAAGGCCTGAACGTCTTATAGCGTTGGTATAAGGTTTCGTTGATAATTACGAACAGAGCTGTTTCCGTAACGGTTAGTTGCAGTAACCTTACAGCCGAAAACAGATTTTCCTCAAATTGATCTAAGTCACTTCTTCTTGCTTTTTTTGCAAAAAACTTCGTGAACCTACCAACATATTTGAACACCTTGTCAAGAGGTAAAGAAAACACCCTGTAGACCGAATCTTTCACGGCTGCCTCAGAAAACTCGAGGTGTATTAACTGAGACATCATCATATATAAAGACGTGAATTTGCTGTCCATGTACCGGATAAGATGATAGTCCCTTCCATGAGCAGCTGCCCGCTCCAGTCCCGGCATAAATTCCGGGTTTTCTTCCTCATAAAGATCAAAACGTATATCAACACCAAGTTTTGATACCATCTCGTCCTTAATCTTGTCTGTAAAGTCATCCCAATCAACCCCCTCGCTATAGTTTTCGGCGCTCTTCGCAGCCATTTTTACAAGTACATCAGAATCAACAGGATCACGGTCAGGATCCTGACCAGACTTACGATACACATCAGCTTTTCGAAGTGCTTCAGTAATATTCATAAAACAGCTTAAATAATCCTTTTCAAAAAAATAATACAGACCCTTCATTTGGTATCCTAAATGATCATCAGGATCAATTTCAATCAGCTTTTCGATATACCCATAGGCCTCATCATGCCGATTGCATTGAAACAGATAAGCTGGGATGTGACGAAGCGGCAACGCATCATCAGGGTTTAAGCTATGTGCCTTTATATAATAGTTGAGTGCCGTTTCAAAGTCCTTATTACCTTCTGCATAAGCATTTCCCGCAATGTGTAAAAATGATGTATTTTCCGGGTGCCATTTCAAGCCATCATTCGCAACCTCGATACACAAATCAAATTTATCGGTAAGCGAGCACACAAAACATAACATGGCATAAGGCTCAATTTCCCAGGGCGTTTCTTCCACCATCTCCTTCAGGATCTGAATACAGGCTTCATAATCCTTTTTTTCAAATAATTCCGTTGCCAAACCATACTTTTCCTCATCAGATTCGGGGAACTCACCTCCGAGGGTGAGGATGACGGATTGCTCCTCAAACACGAACGCCGGATGTTTTCCGGCCCGGCCAAAATAGGCTTCCATAGCCGCTTGCAAAGCCTGCCTATCCCCCTCGGTCACATCCGGAAATAACTGATAAATAAAATCATCCAGCGCGTGCGTAATCGTCTTCATGTTGAGATTGGTTCAGTGAAAAGTAAGAGTAAGAGTCAGAATAAGAACCCAAAATAGGGAATTGAAACCGGAATCAGCCCCGGACAAACACCAATCCACAAAAAAACCACGACTCCCGCCCCCCTGCTCATTCCGGCCTGTTTATTTTTTTGGGAAAACTCCGAGAGCATCAAGGTCAGCAGTGCGGTTTCCACACCCCCTTAATCGGTCTCACAGCCCCTTGCTTTTTGATTCAGGCGCTCCGGGACGATACCCGCCTCCGTGCCTGGGGGAGTTGCTTCTTTGCTTGTTTGGGGCTTCAGGCGTTGACTTAATTATCCTGTTCATCCTGCAAGTCTAAAAATCCGCGTTCCAACAGCGACGTAGTACCCTTCGCGCCCTTCGTTCAGGATGACACACTCCCTTTGCGACAAACGGCGCGGCCCTCCGCGTCGGGTTTTCAGAATACCCCCCTGTCATCCTGAGCGCAGCGGAGGCGGAGTCGAATGATCTCCTTATTGAAGGCTACTACTACCAACAGTCCCGCAAAGTGAGGCATCCGGGTTTCGGGGTTTTTCGGGAGCTATTCGCGGCCTCTGCCTTTGGTCAGTACCCCACCGCCTGACCATCCGCGCGCGACTCGCTTCCGCCCACATATACGCCGAGCTCGTGATTGCGCAGGATGCCCTGAAAGCGGCCGTAGAAGCCGCCGCCGATTTCGACTTTGTGCCCCATCGCGCGCAGGGCTTCGACGATTGCAGGATCGATATCGCTTTCGAAGCGCACGAGGCCGCCGTCTTTGAGGTAGTCGCCCCAGGCTTCGGTGGGCTCGGTCGAGTTGGTGTGCAGCCAGCGGATGGCGTCGCTTGCTTCCTGCACGTTCATGCCGAAATCAATCATGTTGACCAAAATCTGCACATGACCCATCGGCTGAAATTCGCCGCCCATCACGCCGAGGGTGAACCAGGGCTTGCCGTCTTTCATCACGAAGCCGGGGATGATGGTGTGAAAGGGCCGTTTGCCGGGCTCGTAAACATTGGGGTGTGCGGGATCGAGGGAGAACAGCTCGCCCCGGTTCTGGAAACTGAAGCCCGTGCCGGGCACCACAAAACCGGTGCCCATGCCACGGAAATTGCTCTGAATCAGGGAGACCATGTTGCCCTCGCGGTCAGCCGTTGTGAGAAAAATCGTACCGCCGTCGCGCAGGCCTTCGATGCCGCTCGTGACCCGCTCAAGGGCGCGGTCGCTGATGAGGGCGCGCCGCTCCGCCGCGTACTCTTTGCTGATGAGGCGCTCAAAGGGCAGATCGTTAAAATCGGGGTCGGAGTAAAATTTCGCGCGGTCTTCGAAGGCGAGCTTCTTGGCTTCGATCATCAGATGCAGCGCCTCCGGACTGTTGAAGCCCATTTCGGATAAGTCGTAGCCTTCCAGAATGTTGAGCATTTGCAGCACCGCGGTGCCCTGATTGTTTTGCCCGATCTGATGGACTTCGTAGCCGCGGTAGGTTGTGCTGAGGGTTTCGATCCATTCGGAGCGGTGCTGATCGAAATCTTCGAAGCGGAGATAGCCGCCGTGCTCACGCATGAAAGCGTCAATTTTGCGCGCGATTTCCCCGCGGTAGAACACATCGCGGCCCTGCTCGCCGAGCAGCCGGTAGGTATTGCCGAGGTCAGGATTCCGCATGATCTCCCCTTTTTCAGGACCGCGTCCGTCGATGGTGAAGGTCTCGATGAAGGCTCCGACGCGGTTGGCGAGGATGCGCGCACTGCGGCGCCAGGCGTCAGCGATGACCTCCGGCACAGGGAAACCGTTTTCCGCATAGTGCACAGAGGGCGCGAGGATGTCGGCCATCGGCAGGCTCCCGAAGCGCTCGTGCAGCTCGAACCAGCCGTCAATCGCGCCGGGCACGGAAACAGAGAGCAGAGATGAAGGCGGGATGCGGGTTTCTTCCATCGCCTCGAGTTCGGCCATAAGCTGCTCGTAGGAGAGCCCGAGGGGCGAGCGCCCGCTTGCGTTAATCGCGTAGAGCTGCTGCGATTCCTCGTGCCATAAAATCGCGAACAGGTCGCCGCCGATGCCGTTTCCGGTCGGCTCCATCAGTCCCATCGCAGCATTCGTTGCAATCGCCGCATCAATCGCGTTGCCGCCCTGCATCAGGATTTGCAGGCCGACCTGCGCCGCAAGGGGATGGCTCGTTGCGACCATGCCGTTTGCGGCAACAACTTCGCTGCGGGTTATAAAATGCTCGTTCAGGCGGTCAAACTGCGCATCGGCCGTTTCATTAAACATAAGGAGGAAAATGAGGGTGAGGAAAACAGACGAAATCAGGAAAAGTGTGCGCATAGCTTGCATGGGCATACCGTAAACTGTTGGTTATTTGTGTGATGCGAACAACAATAGCGCGCATCCTGTTTTAGCTCCGATAAGGTGAGGAATTGCGATGACTTTGGCAAGAAAGAAATGAACCCTCTGACCATATACCCATTCTTTTTCCTAAATCCGGGTTTTTGCGGGATTCACGGATATTCCGGCAGTATGTTAGCTACCGGATACGATACGCCCCATATTCCTCAAAATGCTGTTGGCATTCAGACTCAGGATTGAGCCTTAAGCACAAAGCATAAAGACTTACCTGCTGTCTGTTGGATGCAAAATTCCTCCGTCTTGACCCGCTTCCCTCAAATAAATGATCAGGTCAACTTTATAAAGTGTGCTCAGCATTAAGTTTTTTGAAGGCCGAACTTTCACATTCTATTAGCCCGGTTTCAGTTGCTTTTTGGGTTATCAGATATTGAGGCATCCTGTGATTCATTTGACTTTGCACGTTCTCTGTTTTCGCGCCGTGCAGCAATGCTGTCCTTAACTATACTCCCGCCGAGGCCTCCCATTCCTAATCCGTAGAGCGTGCTTGTAGTCCAGTTTGAAGTAATAGCGCAGTTGCCGGTATTACAGCCAATAAAGAACCAATAAGCAAAACCTGCAATACCACCTATCAGCAGGCCAGCTATGATAATCAGCAAATTTTTGTTCATAAACGTAGTTTTATGGATTTGATTAAATAACTATGCAGTAATATAAGGCAGATCTATGGGAAATAAAAGCTGTCCGGTCACCGACATTCAGTTGCTTTTAGGCAACAATTCGTTCTTATTTTACCAAAACGCATAAAAAAACCGCATACTTATGCGGTGCATAAAGTTCAGAAACCTGATATACTATTCAAATAGCCAATAACAATTCAGACAGGCTACCGGGTCTCCCAAGCATATCAACATTACAGGTTCAGTATTAGCCCGCATTATTCACTAATAAACAAGTTTTATTTGCTAAATGTATGTTTAAATTTGGCTTAGTGAAAAACACCAGTAGGCCAAATTTGAGTATGGTGTTAAGACTGCGAAATTTCCCCGCTGGCGGCGTTGAAGCTGAAAACTCATGCTCAGGGTACTAAGGTACCCCTCCGCTGAGTTTTCAACTTCGCCTTGCCAGCAAGAAAATTTCTTGGTGAATAATGCGGGTTAGATAGCTGAGTGCATTGCTGTCAGGTCAAACTGCCTGCAGCCTCAGCCTGTTTAGCGCAATTTGTGGGGTTCTGAATCTTACAGACAGACTCCGGCATTTGAATATGGTCCAATAAAAAAATATACAGCGTGCAGTCCCTGACCGGACTGCACATTTTTTTTTGGTTCATATTGAACAAAGAGCATCCCCGGATATTCACAATAATACTTAATGGTCGTAAATCCGGTAAGGGCAAGTTTATCACCTGTGCGCACAGAGGTCTTTGACTGCACTTCTCTGCTTTTTTTGAGACAGCACTTATAGCAACTGCAAGCTGACGCATTTTACTGCTCGATGCAGCAAGTATCAAAGGCTGCAACTCCCTCAGCTTAGCCACTATTCCTACAGATGAGCTGCCAACCGGGTAAAGCGATTCAGATTTTTTACAGGCAAAAAAAAGACCGCCTCGCTTAGTAAAGCTGCGGTCTTTTTATTTGAAATGGTTTAAAACGAGGCAATGATACAATCTGTCGTTAAACTTTACTCATTGCCCGGGTTCGATTATTCTATGCTTGAAGGAAGTTCATCGGGAATAGTGCCAAACTCAAGTTCATAGGCGCCGTCAGCAACAGGCTGATCCGTTTCAGCAATAATCTCTCCGTCTGAGAGCAACGCAAGGTTAACTGCTTCAACGTCGCCAATCGGACCAAGAATAATACCAAATCCTACAAAATCCGAACCTTCAACATTATATTCAAATAAACCGGATTGCGGAATGGTAATGGTTTCAGAATTAAAGTCACCCGTGTTACCGTCCCAGGTATAGTAGGTCAGGAAAAAAGCACTTTCCGCAGGTGCCTGCACTTCAATGGTAAGATCGCCATCAAGCCCCGGCTCACTGTCACTGCCTGAAGAAGAGCAGCCTGACAGGATGAGTGCGAGCAAAAGCGTCGTAAAAATACTGATTGAAAGATATTTCATAAGAATAGTTCTTTTGGATTTGTATTTGATTGGGATCGAATGAATTAGAACATAGAAATTATGTATTGAAAAAACAAATTTTACAATAAAACACGCTGATACGTCGAATAAAGTGACTTTCATATGTAAATAATTTTCAACTACAACATATCTGATATCCGATATGTACTACCAATTATAAGTGCAGAAGTCAGGGCTTGGGTCCTCTGATACGATACTACCTCACGGTACCCTTCTGCAGGTGTAATGGGGCTCTTCAGCGCACCGTGACTTTTTCACAAAATGAAAAACCCCGCCGGAATCAGATGATTCCTGACGGGGCTTTCGGGCGGGAAAGATTCCGGTTTGCTGTGCTGTACCATGGTGCTGCCTGCTGTTAGTCTGCACACAGCGAAGCGGCACCAAGCGTTTCGGCTATTTCACGAGTAACATTTTGTTTGTGAAGGTCTGACCGTTGGCTTGCATGCGCACAATATACACGCCGCTTGTAAGTCTTGAGCCGTCAAAAACTGCCGTGTGTGTTCCGACGGTTTGCAGGCCGTTGTGCAACAGCGCAACGCGCTGACCCAGTACGTTGAAGACTTCGAGACGTACATCGGTGGTTTCGCCTACTTCATAGCGGACATTGGTTGTCGGGTTGAACGGGTTCGGGTAGTTTTGCAGGAGTCCGAATCCGGCAGGCTGCTCGAGCTGATCTTCATCACGAATTCCGACCGGCGTGAGGCCGCCTTCCGGCAGCTCGACGAGCTCCGTGGTGTAGATCACGAACTCGCCGGGTTCGAGTACGACAGGCTCGTTGGTAGCGCTGAATTCGCGCGCTTCCTGCGCAAAGTAGTCGTACCACAGGCCCGTGTGCTGCAAATTGGCGTCAACTGTGCGCTGCTGAACATCAAAGTTACCGATGATAGCGACGTTCATGCTCTCATGGTTGAGCCATATCCGTTTTACAGAGGGCTGAAGATCGAGGGATACGTCTTCGGTGCGGAATGCTTCGCTGCTTTGGCGCAGGTGAATAATAGCGCGCCAGGTGTTGTAAAGCTCCACGCGAACAGGGTCTGCAAGGTAATCATCCCACATAACGGGCATGGGCGCGGTGCGGTTCGGCCCGGTCTCATCGAGCGGGATGTCATAGCCCAGCTCCCCAAATTGCCAGAGCATTTTAGGACCCGGAATGGTAAAGAAAAAGGCACCGGCCAACATCTGACGCCCCATAGCGGTTTCAAAATCACGGATGTCATAGCCACCGGAGGAGCGCCCGAACTGAAGGTTACGGTACATCAGGCGCTGCTCGTCATGGCTTTCCATGTAGCCCACAAGGTTAGGCGCACTCCAGCCGCGGGACTGATGGAAGACGCCCGAGAAGTTCGACTGATTATTGCTGTGCCAGCCCATGGTAGCTTCATTGTAATTGAAGTTCATATTACCCCAAAGAAGCATGCCCGGCCGGCCTTCGTTGCGGCGCCAGTTTGAAAGCTCCATCTCTTCACTGTTGGCGGTGAAGTGCTCGAGTACAATCCAAAAATCCGGATCAATTTCCCAGATGGCATCTGCCATGCGCTTGAGGTTGGCGATGCGTTGCGCGTTGTAGCCGTGGTAGTTCTGATTGTTGAAGTTGGTCGCAAACCCTTTGGTGAGGTCGAAGCGGAACCCGTCAACACGGAATTCCTCAATCCAAAACGCGTTGGCACGGTCCATCCAGTATTTAATTTTCGGATGATCGTGATTCAGGTGGTTAAACACGTTAAACTCGTGCCCCGGGCCAATCAGCGGGTTGTTCTGATGACCGTAGAGACCGATCAGCGGAGACAGGTCGGTCGCATGGTTGTATACAACGTCGAGCAGCACGGCCATGCCGCGGGAGTGGGCTTCATCAATCAGGCGCTTAAGCTCGAAGGCCGGGCCGTAGGATTTCTCGACGGCGAGATGGAAGTTCGGGTTGTAGCCCCAGCTGATGTTGCCGTCAAAATTAGATACGGGCATGAGTTCGAGGGCATTGATACCAAGCCGCTGCAGGTAATCCAGCGAATCCGCTACATTGCGATAGGTGCTTTCGTCCAGCCAGTCACGGATGAGCAACTCGTATTTGATCATATCGCGGTGATCAATGCGCTCATAATCAGTTGTTTGCCACTCGTATTGCGGGGCAGCGGTCTGCAGAATGGAAACCATGCCGCTTGTTTTACCGGTGGGATAGGGCATCAGGTTCGGATAAACCTCTTCACTGATAAAGCGGTCATTCCAGGGATCGAGCACTTTGTGGGAATAAAGCTCTCCGATGCGGCGCTCTCCTTCTACCAGATACTGAAAGCCGTACTCAACACCAGGCGTAAGGTCTGTAACGGTCGTCCAGAACATCACGCTGTCCGGGTTCACTGTGTGACGGTTCATGAAAAACTCCGGACGAATTTCCCATTCGGTGAAATCGCCGATGACGT
This genomic stretch from Cyclonatronum proteinivorum harbors:
- a CDS encoding alpha-amylase family glycosyl hydrolase; the encoded protein is MLYSRLHHLMLLFLLILLMPAAYLQAQVVTTIPDFPTEDQPVSIIFDATQGNGGLAGYTGDVYAHTGVITNLSDGPSGWRYVKTNWGQNTPETKLTRIGEDLYQLDIENIREYYGVPLSEQILQMAFVFRSGEQVNGSFLEGKDVGGADIFVDLFNDPLLVRFTSPSNDPYNPAFAELDDVIEVRIAGFALETEIAELRLYADEVLVASADDVADLTYDLTIASTGRIDLRAEVEDDAGDVAEAFTYIVVNPEVTEMAPPAGTRYGINYHDDDTSVTLAIWAPYIDDIYVIGDFTEWEIRPEFFMNRHTVNPDSVMFWTTVTDLTPGVEYGFQYLVEGERRIGELYSHKVLDPWNDRFISEEVYPNLMPYPTGKTSGMVSILQTAAPQYEWQTTDYERIDHRDMIKYELLIRDWLDESTYRNVADSLDYLQRLGINALELMPVSNFDGNISWGYNPNFHLAVEKSYGPAFELKRLIDEAHSRGMAVLLDVVYNHATDLSPLIGLYGHQNNPLIGPGHEFNVFNHLNHDHPKIKYWMDRANAFWIEEFRVDGFRFDLTKGFATNFNNQNYHGYNAQRIANLKRMADAIWEIDPDFWIVLEHFTANSEEMELSNWRRNEGRPGMLLWGNMNFNYNEATMGWHSNNQSNFSGVFHQSRGWSAPNLVGYMESHDEQRLMYRNLQFGRSSGGYDIRDFETAMGRQMLAGAFFFTIPGPKMLWQFGELGYDIPLDETGPNRTAPMPVMWDDYLADPVRVELYNTWRAIIHLRQSSEAFRTEDVSLDLQPSVKRIWLNHESMNVAIIGNFDVQQRTVDANLQHTGLWYDYFAQEAREFSATNEPVVLEPGEFVIYTTELVELPEGGLTPVGIRDEDQLEQPAGFGLLQNYPNPFNPTTNVRYEVGETTDVRLEVFNVLGQRVALLHNGLQTVGTHTAVFDGSRLTSGVYIVRMQANGQTFTNKMLLVK